ccccgaaCCAAACACCCCTTTAGCTTTCTCTACTAACAATCCTCATTCTCTTACTATTTCGGTCAGCAAATTCataaaaacaaaattcaaatttaattataattacactatgtttatttagttaaatataattataaaaaaattgcaatagaaaatgaaaacaaaaaaaaaaaaacaaattttttctgtttttttatcatgtttttttattgttttttcatctttacattttttttttgttttttgtttttctcgttttttccttatttgttcgtttttcttATGTTTTTGTTATATCTTTTAATAAGAATTTGGATAGTATtgataattaataataaaaaaaatacaatggcTACTTGTAATGGAATTCATGtcttttatcatattttttAATACCCATTAGGGTGACATCGGTTCCGTTCAATTAAGTGAATTACAAATCTCTATAATTCAATGATACAATTTGATTTGGTCGTCCAATTCTTAATCTTTCTATGCAAGTATCCAATCTAATTCAAGAATTCAACATATTTGCTCAGTAATATAGAGAAATATGAAAATCGCTTGATTGCACCTAATGTGAGTCGAGGTACAATTTTGTTTGAGCCTAAAGAAAAAGTCAACGATCCAAtccaattcttaattttttatttgaatattcGATTTGGATCAAGAATCCCTAAGATCCATGCTCACTGtccattacataaatttgtaaagaaaaattaaGTGATACATTTGTTATTccattacaataaaaataatgtgACTAACCAAACATGATAATGGACCTTTAATGTaatgattattttattataagtGGCCTTAATATTTCCACGAAGATTGAAAACTAATATCTTTTAGTAATTTTTCATTAGGAAATCTAATTTATTGTGATTTTATGTTTCAtgcttttttatttaaaaaataaattaaaataattattttcataaaataataaaatcaaattaaattgcTCAAAATATATGGATCATAAAACTGAAATTGTGGAccgaaaaaaaatcaataacgagaatgaaaaaatacaaatcgaggaaaatgaaaaaaaaacagtgagaaaaatgaaaaaaaaacaatacaagAAAATATGGTAAAAAGGgagggaaataaaaaaaaaataagcgaagaaatgataaaaaaaactaagaactataaaaaataatgtagaaaaatgagaaaggaaaataaaaataaaaattttaaagtaCCCCACcagattttgaaaatcttttattttggtTGGATTGGATAAATTTTGAGTGaataattttttagtttgaggGAAAAAAAAGTGGATTAGGTGAAACCAAacagtaaaataaataaatcattaaaCTAGTTAGTTTTGGATTAAATTTGGTTGGATTGAATAAATTTTGAACATTCCTAGTAAGAAGGTATCTCTAACATGGGACTAGAGATAGCTTTAGggctataaaaaaaaattcgtcTTTTACCTACGTATCagaaatgataataatattttgactttaatcaaattgatattttttatttatattatatagatGACACgatttgatttcacggttttgtaTGATGGTTCATattagccgatcccgaatcatttcgaaactaaagctttgttgttgttgttttatatagataggtttatttttattttagaaatgtcATGAAGTAAAAGGTAGCCACCATCTTTTAACCTTCTTCAAATTATtgacaaaattcaaaataaaatttgacaTAACCATAAACTTTTCATGGCATGCGCTTTTTCCGGTAATTTCctcaaaaaaaatttacttaTAAAAGGAATTACATATCGTTTTATTTAGAGAGAACTTGAACCACAATAACAATAACGAGAATGTCACAAAAATCGGATCTTTACTATGGAGTTCACTTTCATAAACATTAGAATAAATTATCCAAAGTCTTGAGTGGTTGATGCTCATaagatttataattttaattaattaattgattcaCCAACTCTCTACTTATTTGTTATATTTACTTCTATTATACTATTATCTTCTAGTTATTAAATTTGTTTATATACATGTGTTgtaaaatactaaatatataaCAGAGAAAATTCTTTTGCAAATTTAAGATATGAATATATGTAGGAAAATCAAATGTTTTAtgacaggaattttcacatgcactttaatgagcaagtgaatttaaTTCATTCACCGttaccgttagatataggcttattaaatctaaacctcaggatgctttgaatctccaccttaggattctaataagtctagatctaacggtgaatgagcaaattctacatggtcattaaggtgcatgtgatcaagactgtgtATTATGAAAGAAATGGGAGAAGTAGCTTCGTTGGAGAATAATGcactaaatacaaaaatacatatatagcCTTTCTTTGGAATAGATTATTGcaagaaaatatttttcaaGTAAAAATAGAAATTAATGAACTAATTTGCATATTCTTGCTTATTAGTAATAAAAAGTAATCTAcgaaagaaatgaaaaagagagaagaaagaagaaatgaGTTGAAATATTTAAAAATGATATAGTATAGAATGGAGGCATTTTAATTTGAATTCCGAAAAAGTAGGTTTTTAGGAAgacatatatataataatgtgAAACTCAAGTTGTATGGAATGCAGAGTTTGCTTCCATGACTTATTTAAGCATGCAAAAATAGAAAGAGCCTTTAAGAAACGAAATCCTTTTTATTTATCCTTCTCTGTGAAAAGTTTGAAGAATTTTGAAGAAATGTCATGTTTGATTTTTATGGAATGACATAAGAATAGTCATAAAATACAAAAAGTTATAATTAAGTTACCAGTAATGCAAATTgacaatttcatatattaataccAGTTTCGTGTCATTGGCATCTACCTTTAAGATTTAGATATCATCTCATGTTCATTAAtcatataatttaaataattccAGCCtagtaattatatttttattagtagatctgaataattaattttgaaTGAAATACTTGAAAGAATGAATCCCCTTGTTTTGAAAACAGTTAGATAATATATCTCTTTCAGTTGTACAGCAGCATAAATAAGGACCTTTCTCCACCTGTCCTCTTTTCTTTTGAAATCCCCGCATCCGCTCCTcctaacccaacccaacccaacaaacaaacaaataaagcTATCTTTTCTAGTAGTAGTATTTTCGAAACAACATATTTATCTTTCCAAATTTTctatttctctttctttctagacaactttctcattaattaccttcatttcttttgtttttttctgcTATATAATATTCATCTCTTCGACTTTACTTCAATTCAAatctaaaaaattaaatcatttatTCTCAATTTACAGTAACCATTCTTTTGAGCCCCTTTATTTTGTTGAAATCTCTAATTTTATACAAttcattttctataaaaaaaaattattattattttacttttactttcgattTAATTGAAAAGTTGAATTTGTTTGTACATAAAATGTTATAGAAATTAGATAAATGACTTTAGGTATGTATGGGTATGGGTATGGGTATGGGTATGGGTTAGTCGACATTACCTGATTACTTATTATTTGGTTGCAGAGTCAGATCTGGAAGCTTTTTAATCTAAGAAATCAATGGCCCAAGCTTAAACTCAGTGCAGCTTCAATGTCCAATCTCCATGCAAACCCTCCACAGTCCATTCTCCAAACATCACAGGGCACCATTTTTGAAGCTGATTTTTCCTTCTCCCCCAACCTTACCCAACATGTAAACGCAGAGCAGTACACAAATGGTACCAGTTTCTGTTTTGATACTAAACACACTATTATTTCAACTGACTCcgctttttcattttcttctctcattatcaccatcttcttcatcatcatccgCTTGTAAGCACCGTTTACCCACCTCACGTTATCTGAACCGTCTGATATAAATCCCGGACGCTCTTCTTCCTCTAGATTCTTCACTCTTTCCACATCTGTCAACCCTATCCCTCTACCGTTACCTATATCCATGCACGCGTATGTCTCCGTCACACACTCTACCGTCACCCACGATTCTAACTTGTTCTTACTCACCGTCGCCGCCGTTGTCTGATCTACGCCGTCAACCGCTTCCGGTTGCTTCAACTTGAGATTTCCTCCTTGATGACAGAATTCCTGATTGCACCGCGATCTCTCTCTTTCTGGCGAACTTCTCAACCGATCGCTGTTGTCAGGCAGCAATTGCAGAGTCACCGCCCTTTCTGTAAATAAACCACCGCTCTCTCTTTCTTTTCCGATTTGTTGGTCTGAAGATGAGGAAACTCTTTGGTTTTTTCTTAACCGATTATTCCTACGAACCCTAACGTACTTTCTCTTCGGTCTTCGTTTGGAAAGCAATAAATCCTTGTTATTCAAAGAAGCGAGATCGGAATCTAGACCGGCGACAGCAGGTTTGGGAGCAATCGGCCTGAATCTGAGCATTATCTGGTTGATTATCGTTTTATCAGGAGCGTCACCGGAGTAACTTATCACGCGCCGGTTGTCTCGGGTGTCCATGTGTAGAGAATCTGAGAGTGTTCACCtagtttctctctctttctgaGAAGGTGAAGGGGAAGCTCAGACAATAATCAaatcagagagagagagagagaggagtgcaGTAAGGGAGAGAGGAACAGGCGAAAAGGGAACACGTGTCTAGGGCACGGAAGGTAGAGATGAAAGATGTGATTGGTTGAGGAGGTGGGTCCAGGTAAAAAGGCTTAGCGAATCCAGGCGTAATTAAGAGTTAAAGATGGTCCCACAGGAGTAGCCAATGAGAGAGAGGTAAGTGTCGAGCACTGCCGAAAGAGGGGGACACGTGGTTAATTTTGCATTGGACTGATGCGTCTTTGTTTCACTATTCACTGAAGTGGAAATAATCGCAAAAAAGGGTTTTTGGCTAGGTTCGAGAAAAGGCACACGTGGTTCTTCTCTATTAGCAGTCTCGTTTTCTAAATTCCTTCCACACTCCCTCTGCTAACGGTATCCACCACGCCACATTCTAAATTACATTAAcaccatttttttttcttaatcaaataaaaattatttaatactCCCTAACCTAATTTAGAATGAGTGTTCCCTCCTCAAAAAAGATACAGTTCAGCTTAGAATTAGAATTTTGTGTTACCCAAATATTCAGCCAGTACAAGAGGGGGAGATTGTGAATATGGCTGTGGATAGTGATGAGGAGGGACTTGAGTTGGCAGATGATCGAAAGCGTAGGCGTGCAGGCTTGGATTCGATATCAGTCCAGGCTATTGTGAATAAGCTGCAGGGGAATGGGTCTGATCAGGTGCTTAATACTCCGAAGGGGATAGTTTCTACGAGCCAAGTAGATTCTTCTCCTTCACACGATACAGAAACGGCGAGGTCTGCGGAGCAGGCCCGCCGAGGATTATGAATTGCCTAAGCTGGAACTGCCGGGGGTTGGGGAAGGCCCGGGCAGTTCGGTCTCTCGGTGAGCTTGTCAAGACAAGTAAGCCGGATTTGGTCTTCCTGATTGAAACTTTGGTTATTAATTCCTCTATTGATGGGTTAAGGATGAAGTTTGGATTTGAAGGTTCTTTTGCAGTCGACTGTAGGGGTAGGAGTGGGGGTATTGCCCTACTTTGGAGGAAGTCTGACATGGCTTCAGTGGTTTCTTTCTCGGACCATCATATTGAAGTTCAGATGCATGATGCTGAGAAGGGGGATTGGAGGTTGGTAGGTTTCTATGGTCATTCTAACCGAGCGAATCATGTGTGGTCCTGGAGTCTCCTGACTCAACTGTGCTCATGCTCGATTCTCCCTTTGTTGGTTATTAGGGATTTTAACTGCATTCTTTCTGATTCAGAGAAGGTTGGTGGTCCAGGCCACCCTCAGGGGCTGATGCGCCGGTTCTAGGAGGCGGTGGAAGAGAATCTTCTGATTGACCTCCCTACACAGGGCAGTCAATTTACGTGGGAGAGGAGTCGGGGTTCTAGATTGTGGGTCAGGGAGAGGTTGGATAGGGCTATGGTCACTAGTGCCTGGGCGGACAGATTCCCAACACATCGGCTTCGGACTCTAATCTCAGCTTATTCTGACCATGCACCCATTTTTTTAGAGTTCGATAATCCGGTTAGTAATGTGAGGCGTAACCACTTTCGTTTTGAACAAGAGTGGCTTTTAGATCCTGAGTTCAAGGTATTGGTGAGGTCCTGTTGGCTAAGCAGTAACTGTCATAACCTTGCTGCAAAGCTGGCTGCTTGTGCCAGCAGCATGGAACAATGGGGAAAGAAGTATCGGATGAGGTTTAGAAAGCAAATTGAGGGATGCAAGAAGAAGTTGCATAGGCTTGTGGACAGCAATGCTCCGGCTGATGTGGTCAGTTTTCTTCAGGCCAAGAGTGAGTTGAATTCCCTTCTTGATTGTGAAGCTAGATATTGGCAACAAAGGGCTAAGAATTTCTGGTTACAGGAGGGGGACCAAAATACTAAGTTTTTCCATGCCTGTGTCAAAGCTAGAAAGCAGAGGAACACCATTCGCCACCTTAAGGATATGAACGGTCTAGTAGTAGAAGGAGTTTATGATATGAGGATTATTGCCAAAGCTTATTTCTCTGATCTGTTTGCTGGTCCTATTAGCCCATGTTATGATGCTGTGGATACCCTTGTCCCTCTTGTTACGCCTGAAATACAGGCTGACCTGTGTTCCCCTTTTACTTCTGAAGAATTCAAGATTGCCATGTTTCAAATGCACCCTGATAAATCCCCTGGTCCTGATGGGCTAAATCCGGGCTTCTTTCAACATTTTTGGGACCTCATCGGTCCCGAGATTGTTAATGCATGCAAGGGCTATCTGGCCCGAAAGGAATTTCCCCCACATCTAAATGACACAATAATTGTTCTTATCCCTAAAATTGATAGGCCTGATTGTATGAAGGATTTTCGCCCTATTTCCCTGTGCAATGTGCTTTATAAATTGATTGCCAAGGTCCTGGCCAATAGGCTCAAGTTGGTCTTACCTTTCCTGGTGTCTGAGTCTCAATCAGCTTTTGTCCCTGGCAGGTCTATCTCTGATAGTATTATGGTGGCCTTTGAGTCTTTACACTTTATGAAGAGAAAGAATAGGGGCAGAATTGGTGAGGTGGCCCTCAAATTGGACattagcaaggcctatgatagggttGATTGGACCTTCCTGAGACTTGTTATGCAAAAATTAGGCTTTCCTGGGTAGTGGATTGATTGGATCATGTTATGCATTACTACTGTGGAGTACTCTGTGTCGATTAATGGTACATTTGTAGGCCCGATTAACCCTGGTAGGGGCCTGAGACAAGGCGATCCCCTGTCGCCATACCTATTTATACTGTGTGCTGAAGTCTTATCTAACCTGATTACAAGGGCAGCGAACGAGGGTTCCCTCCATGGGTGCCTCATTGCTAGGGGTGCGCCAACTATTACACACTTGTTTTTTGCAGATGACAGCTTCCTGTTCTTCAGGGCTTCTATGGATGAATGTAACAAAATTGGGATGATTCTATCCGAGTATGAGGCTGCTTCTGGTCAGGCTATCAACCTgcaaaaatctggaattttctttaGTCCGAATGCTGGCCTGGATCTGCGAAATGAGGTATGTAACTCTCTTCAGGTATTTCATCCTCTGGATACTGGTCGCTATTTGGGTCTCCCTTCACTTATTGGGAAGTCCAAAGTAGCAATTTTTAGTTTCCTTAAAGATAGACTCAAGAAGAGGTTAAGTGCGTGGTCATTTAGATTCCTTTCTGCAGCGGGTAAGGAAGTGCTAATTAAGGCGGTTGCTCAGGCTCTGCCAACTTTTTGTATGAGTGTGTTTAAATTACCTAAATCCCTCTGCCTGGACTTGGAGAAGAtaatgaattctttttggtggggtatgaaaccaGGGGGCAGGAGATCGATTCATTGGCAAAGTTAGGATAGGCTTAGTAGGGATAAGAAAGAGGGAGGTTTGGGTTTTAGGAACCTCCAAAAATTCAATCTAGCCTTATTAGGTAAACAGGCCTGAAAGTTGATGGTTACTCCAAATTCTTTAGTGGgtagaatgttcaaagctaaatatttccctagagacccttttctttcctccaaattgagcaataatcctagttttgtttgggGGAGTGTTTGGAGAGCCATTGAGGTACTGAGACTGGGAGTTAGATGGAGAATTGGGGATGGTAAGTCAATTTATGTGTGGAAAGACCCATGGGTGAATACTGTGGCACCTTTTAGGATCCAGGGGGATGTTGTTATGGAGCAGGATGATACAAAAGTGGTTGACCTGTTTATTCAAGGTAGGAAAATCTGGGATAGAGGGAAGGTGGAAGAGTTGTTGACCGAGGCAGATGCCAAAATTGTGTGTAGGATGGTTTTACCAACCAGAGAAGTAGAAGATGGACCAATGTGGAATTTCACCAAAAATGGC
The sequence above is drawn from the Euphorbia lathyris chromosome 6, ddEupLath1.1, whole genome shotgun sequence genome and encodes:
- the LOC136233099 gene encoding uncharacterized protein, whose protein sequence is MDTRDNRRVISYSGDAPDKTIINQIMLRFRPIAPKPAVAGLDSDLASLNNKDLLLSKRRPKRKYVRVRRNNRLRKNQRVSSSSDQQIGKERESGGLFTERAVTLQLLPDNSDRLRSSPERERSRCNQEFCHQGGNLKLKQPEAVDGVDQTTAATVSKNKLESWVTVECVTETYACMDIGNGRGIGLTDVERVKNLEEEERPGFISDGSDNVRWVNGAYKRMMMKKMVIMREENEKAESVEIIVCLVSKQKLVPFVYCSAFTCWVRLGEKEKSASKMVPCDVWRMDCGGFAWRLDIEAALSLSLGH